In Heteronotia binoei isolate CCM8104 ecotype False Entrance Well chromosome 4, APGP_CSIRO_Hbin_v1, whole genome shotgun sequence, a genomic segment contains:
- the LOC132569775 gene encoding tetraspanin-36-like translates to MDCGVITSKSVLLLISLIFWAAGAGLAYVGSYVLNTSKTYDPFNEDQYVLLPAVIIICVAVVMFIIGLIGCCATLRESRIGLGVFLFIILLIFIAEVSAFALGFIYRAKVDSDFREPLKNVFQQYDGKNSESHAIDYLQKELQCCGINNYTDWVSTHWYNTTSNHSVPMSCCKPEFHNCTGRMSEPQYINTEGCADKMVSAIQSVLSYAMLVVLGFAIVKFFGMLSICVLTCRRDNGYDRLHSGVFA, encoded by the exons GCTGCTGGAGCTGGACTCGCTTACGTTGGCAGCTACGTTCTTAACACCTCCAAGACCTACGACCCCTTCAATGAGGACCAGTATGTCCTCCTGCCAGCTGTCATTATCATTTGCGTTGCCGTGGTGATGTTCATCATTGGGCTGATTGGATGCTGCGCCACCCTTCGAGAGTCCCGGATCGGGCTGGGAGTT TTCTTGTTCATTATCCTGCTGATCTTCATTGCTGAGGTGTCAGCTTTTGCCCTTGGATTCATTTATAGAGCAAAG GTTGACAGTGATTTCCGTGAACCGTTGAAGAATGTTTTCCAGCAGTATGATGGGAAGAATTCTGAGTCTCATGCCATAGACTATTTACAGAAAGAG CTTCAGTGCTGTGGAATCAACAACTATACGGACTGGGTCTCCACCCACTGGTACAACACCACCAGCAACCACAGCGTTCCCATGAGCTGCTGCAAGCCTGAATTTCATAACTGCACGGGACGGATGAGTGAGCCGCAGTATATCAACACCGAG GGCTGTGCGGACAAAATGGTATCTGCGATACAGAGTGTTCTCAGCTACGCGATGCTTGTGGTTTTGGGATTTGCCATCGTGAAG TTCTTTGGAATGCTGAGCATCTGCGTGCTGACCTGCCGGAGAGATAACGGTTATGACCGCTTGCATTCAGGGGTGTTTGCTTGA